A region from the Rosa rugosa chromosome 6, drRosRugo1.1, whole genome shotgun sequence genome encodes:
- the LOC133716785 gene encoding uncharacterized protein LOC133716785: MKWKLAENGQWKLNVDGSYLPNCVKSGVGGILRDNTGQFKAGFAIPVLNMASPKQVELQAIKQGLQLLQTLQVGNTIVETDYLQATWDIANLNHEAIANGALIDDIKVAVDALHNVSISYGSRTGNAVAHRLAGIVYEANTSMFWFDQVLECILDVLNYDVIVSPRKSLSSLSEVVR; encoded by the coding sequence ATGAAGTGGAAGCTTGCGGAAAATGGCCAGTGGAAATTGAACGTTGATGGCAGCTATTTGCCCAACTGTGTCAAAAGTGGTGTAGGTGGCATCCTTCGTGATAACACAGGACAATTCAAAGCTGGCTTTGCTATACCTGTATTAAACATGGCTTCCCCGAAGCAAGTCGAGCTGCAGGCTATCAAACAAGGATTACAACTGCTTCAAACTCTTCAAGTTGGCAACACAATTGTCGAGACTGACTATCTCCAGGCTACCTGGGATATTGCAAACCTGAATCATGAAGCTATTGCTAATGGGGCTCTTATTGACGACATCAAGGTTGCTGTAGATGCTTTACATAATGTCTCTATTAGTTATGGGTCAAGGACAGGCAACGCAGTGGCCCATCGATTGGCTGGAATCGTGTATGAAGCCAACACCAGTATGTTCTGGTTTGACCAAGTCCTAGAATGTATTCTCGATGTATTAAACTATGATGTAATTGTGAGCCCCCGGAAAAGTTTATCAAGCTTAAGTGAAGtagttcgataa